From Cryptococcus neoformans var. neoformans B-3501A chromosome 6, whole genome shotgun sequence, the proteins below share one genomic window:
- a CDS encoding hypothetical protein (Match to ESTs gb|CF192629.1|CF192629, gb|CF191789.1|CF191789, gb|CF188856.1|CF188856; HMMPfam hit to TB2_DP1_HVA22, TB2/DP1, HVA22 family, score: 135.6, E(): 1.1e-37), whose translation MAAHSEQIKNNFLNNPYAQQVFNIANGQVSALDAELNKYPILRQLEQQTKVPKAYGVIALGFSSVLLIFFNMFGLAQPISNLIGWALPAYLSILAIESPQTNDDKQWLTYWVVFGSLNLVESMGLRAVLYWVPMYFVFKTLFTIWLMLPATRGAEILYFHFLRPMVGNVKSRSQSSFGTSDPLAKETGFNPAGTTAPSSFAHEKTL comes from the exons ATGGCCGCCCATTCCGAGCAAATCAAGAACAACTTCCTCAACAATCCCTACGCCCAGCAGGTTTTCAACATTGCCAACGGCCAGGTCTCTGCTCTCGATGCCGAG CTTAACAAGTACCCAATCCTCCGTCAGCTTGAGCAGCAGACCAAGGTCCCCAAGGCCTACGGTGTCATCGCCCTTGGTTTCTC CTCTgtccttctcatcttcttcaatatGTTTGGCCTTGCCCAGCCCATCTCCAACCTCATCGGCTGGGCTCTCCCCGCTTATCTTTCCATCCTGGCCATTGAGTCTCCTCAGACCAACGATGACAAGCAGTGGTTGACCTATTGGGTCGTCTTTGGTTCTCTCAACCTCGTCGAGTCCATGGGTTTGAGGGCGGTTCTCTACTGGGTTCCTATGTACTTTGTTTTCAAGACCCTTTTCACCATCTGGC TCATGCTCCCTGCCACCCGAGGTGCTGAGATTCTCTacttccacttcctccGGCCCATGGTTGGCAACGTCAAGTCTCGAAGCCAATCTTCTTTCGGTACATCTGACCCCCTTGCCAAGGAGACTGGCTTCAACCCCGCCGGTACCACCgccccttcctctttcgctC ATGAAAAGACCCTCTAA
- a CDS encoding hypothetical protein (HMMPfam hit to Metallophos, Calcineurin-like phosphoesterase, score: 52.3, E(): 1.3e-12) gives MLGSPRAHSPAAPPAARGRKTGLKSRATQILALRFGWVVLVIWYEVGEFFHSLSTCRFPDSALRQAYPQAPPPTHVVLIADPHVPHPRLSYPPGNPWLNWAKQQIDELFMRKSWNVVMRLGRVDQVLVLGDMLDSGRGVMTDEEYEEYIALFRSIFQLPLTTPMHFVPGNHDISLVPNGRFSAQARLRYQQYFETPNTVLPISNHSFVLLDAVGLVEEDYRRYASEMQFGEWDGVKGGVIEFVKDLRDNPPPGPKILLSHIPLARPEGATCGPLREKGRISKGAGPGYQNLLGSETSKFLLDAIQPNIVFSGDDHDYCDYVHKENIREVTVKSFSSSTGIRRPGLQLLSLVPPPTESTAGLLPTHADRPCFLPDQLGVYWRVYLPLAILTALYLFVTNLHSAYSRWDRSSHALSEKMRSSPALLSAETMSPNSFSSRRNGPIPLSIPSRKSSSHLPLSAPSAISSSTLPRPVRYNSTPAEYAPSSRSGQSNPVSPFGSPKLSAVERFAERDVERDGEAASASVTGLNTPLTLSRRSSYIYMDRGFPSSVSDAAPLSASGTTNWGLGANTGASSPSSSGFIRRVSSANLSTLASMNVAPPSLSVTSPGTPRRITLPSPLLLPHSPAHAQAHPLSQASSHTTHSHPAVIYTFPTPSRSWLWFERAKSFLRWTWKARKGAVGKSWRELISVAWVGAVVWLGVNALFFLE, from the exons ATGCTCGGATCACCTCGGGCACACTCACCCGCCGCCCCTCCGGCCGcgcgaggaaggaagacagGCCTCAAGTCAAGAGCCACCCAGATTCTTGCACTCAGATTCGGCTGGGTCGTGCTCGTTATATGGTACGAG GTCGGAGAA TTCTTCCACTCTCTCTCCACGTGTCGCTTCCCCGACTCTGCTCTGCGGCAGGCCTATCCCCAAGCCCCCCCGCCCACCCATGTCGTCCTCATCGCCGATCCGCACGTCCCCCATCCCCGACTGTCGTATCCGCCCGGCAATCCATGGTTGAATTGGGCCAAGCAGCAGATCGATGAGCTCTTCATGCGCAAAAGCTGGAATGTGGTTATGCGTCTAGGGAGGGTGGACCAGGTGCTTGTGCTCGGAGATATGTTGGACTCGGGAAGGGGAGTCATGACCGATGAAGA GTACGAGGAGTACATCGCTCTATTCCGATCAATCTTCCAGCTCCCTCTCACAACGCCAATGCACTTTGTGCCAGGTAACCATGACATTTCCCTCGTTCCCAATGGCCGGTTCTCCGCTCAAGCTCGGTTACGGTACCAGCAATATTTCGAAACGCCCAATACCGTCCTTCCCATATCAAATCACTCGTTCGTTTTGCTTGATGCTGTAGGtttggtggaagaggattatCGGCGGTATGCTTCAGAGATGCAGTTTGGGGAGTGGGATGGTGTCAAAGGCGGTGTAATTGAGTTTGTCAAAGATTTGAGGGACAATCCTCCGCCTGGACCTAAAATCTTGCTTTCCCATATTCCACTCGCGAGACCTGAAGGCGCCACCTGTGGACCGCTgagagaaaaaggacgGATATCAAAAGGTGCTGGTCCTGGATACCAAAATTTGCTCGGGAGTGAGACTTCCAAGTTCTTGTTGGATGCCATTCAGCCAAATATTGTGTTTAG TGGGGACGACCACGATTACTGTGATTATGTCCACAAAGAGAATATCAGAGAGGTGACAGTTAaatccttttcctcgtccACGGGCATCCGCCGTCCGGGACTTCAACTGCTCTCGCTAGTTCCTCCACCTACAGAATCCACCGCTGGCCTTCTCCCCACCCACGCCGACCGACCTTGTTTCCTGCCCGATCAGCTGGGTGTCTACTGGCGTGTCTACCTCCCTCTCGCTATCCTTACAGCACTGTACCTTTTTGTTACCAACCTTCATTCAGCGTACTCGCGATGGGACCGTTCTTCACACGCTCTTTCGGAGAAAATGCGGTCAAGTCCCGCTTTACTCTCTGCAGAGACCATGTCGCCCaattcattctcatcacGGCGGAATGGACCTATACCACTTAGTATTCCCTCTCGCAAATCATCTTCACACCTCCCACTTTCTGCACCCTCAGccatttcctcttccaccttgcCCCGCCCGGTGCGGTACAACTCCACTCCTGCAGAGTACGCGCCAAGTTCCAGGAGCGGCCAGAGCAACCCTGTATCCCCATTTGGAAGTCCGAAACTGTCCGCCGTTGAGCGTTTTGCGGAGCGCGATGTAGAACGCGATGGAGAAGCAGCGTCTGCTAGCGTGACAGGTCTCAACACACCTCTCACCTTGTCTCGACGATCATCCTACATATACATGGACCGCGgttttccatcttcagtCTCTGACGCTGCGCCTTTGTCCGCTTCGGGCACCACTAACTGGGGTTTGGGTGCAAACACGGGAGCCAGTTCGCCCTCGTCGTCGGGTTTTATTAGGAGAGTCTCTAGCGCCAACCTGTCGACGTTGGCCTCTATGAATGTCGCTCCTCCAAGCTTGAGCGTCACGTCTCCCGGTACACCCCGCCGTATCACCCTCCCCagccctctcctcctcccgcaTTCCCCTGCTCACGCGCAAGCCCACCCCCTCTCCCAAGCCTCTTCACACACCACCCACTCCCATCCAGCTGTGATTTACACTTTTCCCACCCCATCCAGGTCATGGCTCTGGTTCGAGAGGGCAAAGTCGTTTTTAAGATGGACATGGAAAGCAAGGAAGGGAGCCGTGGGCAAGAGTTGGAGAGAGTTGATCAGTGTTGCATGGGTTGGGGCTGTCGTTTGGCTGGGTGTGAATGCGTTGTTTTTCCTAGAGTGA
- a CDS encoding hypothetical protein (Match to EST gb|CF184880.1|CF184880; HMMPfam hit to Plus-3, Plus-3 domain, score: 63.4, E(): 5.9e-16), with protein MSDLENELLGLAEDDPTRHRKRHGSNDRSKRNSKAFIEDSDDDGEEEDMEMESEDDEPALQRSRGPLKNPYPLEGKYVDEADREALENLPEIERENILASRLEEMQKFKDSQALDAMFKTAHGGDDEEEDDSRARKRRKHTSVSEKASRALNVLKNKRKAKDERMQRRAARRRHSRSASASSEEEGQITRRSPSYSPERSLSPQPKNVQPKLSKEEEMDAIAPNRAELESARVSRYELVDMMHKDGFEDVITGAYVRIISPDRDEHGRPKYRLYKIADVDESGQFGSYSIEYQGRQIRETRALLVKYGSASRLFRMADVSNGVIEESEFQRFSMTNQADGVKAPKRSFLKKKHDEIKALRERPMTSAEIDRRVDSRKSQESSFTRVSLLKIHQLMNTRDLALRRNDHVMVEKLNSDIIALGGDPNTGRLVAEKEGEKDDYDMKIQKINENNKRKTKEAMMRAHAAAVARKKAEEAVVKAKLAASQNPSTTSTPATDVPKPEVPPPSGQRKGETPQQYVARTVQLDLDLGDF; from the exons ATGTCTGACCTCGAGAACGAGCTTTTGGGTCTCGCAGAGGATGATCCTACCCGCCACAGGAAGCGTCACGGCTCAAATGATAGGAGTAAAAGAAATAGCAAGGCGTT TATTGAAGATTCggacgatgatggagaggaggaagatatggagatggaatctgaagatgatgaaccAGCTCTTCAGAGATCAAGAGGGCCGTTGAAGAACCCTTATCCCTTGGAGGGTAAATATGTGGACGAGGCGGACAGGGAGGC TCTTGAGAACCTCCCGGAAATCGAGAGAGAAAACATCTTGGCGTCACGATTGGAAGAAATGCAAAAGTTCAAAGACTCTCAAGCGCTTGATGCGATGTTCAAGACTGCTCATGgtggggatgatgaggaagaagatgattcGAGAGCGAGAAAGAGAC GCAAGCACACTAGTGTGAGCGAGAAGGCTTCTAGGGCACTCAACGTTTTGAAGAACAAGCGGAAAGCGAAGGATGAGCGTATGCAGCGCCGG GCTGCACGTCGTCGACATTCCCGATCTGCCTCTGCATCttccgaagaagaaggccagATCACCCGCAGATCGCCGTCATACTCCCCTGAACGATCGCTTTCCCCTCAACCCAAAAACGTCCAGCCCAAGCTTAgcaaagaggaggaaatggatgCTATCGCGCCCAACAGGGCCGAATTGGAGAGTGCGAGGGTTAGTAGGTACGAGTTGGTGGATATGATGCACAAGGATGGCTTCGAGGACGTTATCACTG GTGCATACGTGCGAATTATCTCTCCTGATAGGGACGAGCATGGTAGGCCAAAGTACAGGCTTTACAAAATTGCGGATGTGGACGAGTCTGGACAGTTCGGATCGTATTCTATCGAATACCAGGGTCGACAAATCCGAGAGACTCGGGCTTTGCTTGTCAAATACGGTTCAGCATCGAGACTGTTCAGAATGGCGGATGTTTCTAATGGTGTGATTGAAGAA TCTGAGTTTCAGAGGTTTTCTATGACAAACCAAGCAGATGGTGTAAAAGCCCCTAAGCGGTCATTTttaaagaagaagcacgATGAAATAAAGGCTCTGAGAGAAAGGCCGATGACAAGC GCTGAAATTGATCGCCGAGTTGACTCTCGTAAATCTCAAGAATCATCATTTACTCGAGTTAGCCTCCTCAAAATACATCAACTTATGAACACACGTGACCTCGCCCTCCGCCGAAACGACCACGTCATGGTCGAGAAGCTCAACTCCGACATTATCGCCCTCGGTGGCGATCCCAACACCGGCAGGCTTGTtgcagaaaaggaaggggagaaggatgacTACGATATGAAGATTCAGAAGATCAATGAAAACAATAAGAGGAAGACAAAGGAGGCAATGATGAGAGCTCATGCAGCTGCtgtggcgaggaagaaggctgaagaGGCCGTTGTTAAGGCGAAGCT GGCTGCATCCCAAAACCCGTCTACAACAAGTACACCAGCAACGGATGTTCCCAAACCCGAGGTTCCACCGCCATCAGGTCAACGCAAGGGAGAGACTCCTCAACAATACGTGGCGAGGACGGTCCAGCTGGATCTAGATTTGGGAGATTTCTGA
- a CDS encoding hypothetical protein (Match to ESTs gb|CF193777.1|CF193777, gb|CF190221.1|CF190221; HMMPfam hit to Peptidase_C13, Peptidase C13 family, score: 405.3, E(): 7.3e-119), producing MRLSRILTAISLLLSPLISSLPHEQLDPQLSNLFGNDTTTDGHTNNWAVLVCSSRYWFNYRHMANTLAMYRTLKRLGLPDSNIILMLADDVACNARNAFPATVYANAGKMLDLYGEGIEVDYKGYEVTVESFLRLLTGRHDATVPRSKRLLSDASSNVFIYMTGHGGNEFLKFQDNEEVSAYDVADAIEQMWEKRRYNKLLYVIDTCQANTMYSKFYSPEIIATGSSSLGESSYSHHNDMDIGVAVIDSFTHNVLQYLETVGKTSRNSLQEFFNTYDPAKIFSHPGISTSLSSVPPEQILITDFFGAVARVEISPQSAELPLESRLIASKDGWEHTSLSINDGSLTEEIPEVLPRKIEGTKKGNGEWNRPLVDKTSEWGFLPPYLIGVVSFIWLYISLGDKEDKDDSEEVREEEL from the exons ATGCGTTTATCCCGTATCCTCACTGCTATATCCCTCCTGCTATCGCCATTaatatcctctcttccccacGAACAGCTCGATCCTCAGCTATCCAACCTTTTTGGAAATGACACCACGACAGACGGGCATACCAATAACTGGGCTGTGCTAGTCTGCAGCTCTCGGTACTGGTTCAACTATCGT CACATGGCCAACACACTCGCAATGTACCGAACCCTAAAACGTCTCGGTCTTCCAGATTccaacatcatcctcatgcTAGCCGACGATGTGGCCTGTAACGCACGCAACGCCTTCCCTGCGACAGTCTACGCCAACGCCGGAAAAATGCTGGATCTGTACGGAGAAGGGATAGAGGTTGATTACAAAGGGTATGAGGTAACAGTGGAGAGCTTTTTAAGGTTATTGACAGGCCGGCATGATGCTACGGTTCCGCGCTCGAAACGGTTATTGAGCGATGCGTCGTCGAATGTGTTCATCTATATGACTGGTCATGGAGGAAATGAGTTTCTCAAGTTTCAGGATAATGAAGAGGTTTCGGCGTATGACGTTGCGGACGCTATCGAGCAAAtgtgggagaagagaag ATATAACAAGTTGCTTTATGTGATTGATACCTGTCAAGCAAACACAATGTACTCCAAGTTTTATTCTCCCGAAATCATCGCTACGggatcttcatctttgggCGAAAGCTCGTACTCC CATCACAATGACATGGATATCGGCGTCGCAGTCATTGACAGCTTTACCCACAACGTCCTTCAATATCTCGAGACAGTGGGCAAGACTTCACGTAACAGTCTTCAGGAATTC TTCAACACGTATGATCCTGCCAAAATCTTTTCTCATCCTGGAATATCAACTTCCCTGAGCAGTGTCCCTCCGGAACAAATCCTTATTACAGACTTTTTCGGAGCTGTAGCTCGAGTTGAAATATCGCCCCAAAGTGCAGAGCTGCCCTTGGAATCTCGACTAATAGCTTCCAAAGATGGTTGGGAGCATACGAGCTTGAGTATCAACGATGGTAGTCTTACGGAGGAGATACCCGAAGTGTTACCTAGGAAGATAGAAGGGACCAAGAAAGGCAATGGGGAGTGGAATCGGCCTCTTGTGGATAAAACGAGTGAATGGGGATTCTTGCCTCCATACCTTATCGGAGTCGTTTCGTTCATTTGGCTTTATATCTCGTTGGGGGATAAGGAAGACAAGGATGACAGTGAAGAAGtaagggaggaggaactttga
- a CDS encoding hypothetical protein (Match to EST gb|CF194265.1|CF194265; HMMPfam hit to TP_methylase, Tetrapyrrole (Corrin/Porphyrin) Methylases, score: 61.6, E(): 2.2e-15): protein MFYVIGLGLSDEKDITVKGLEAVKNSARVYLESYTSILMVEKEKLEAFYERPVITATREMVELEADDILKDADKVDISFLVVGDPLGATTHSDLLLRAQSRNIPTSIIHNASILTALGSTGLQMYSFGQTLSLPFYTETWRPDSWYPRLEENLRLGVHTLVLLDIKVREQSEENMARGRLIYEPPRFMNPAQAFNQMLLTESIRHPAPRHPSQSQSTDQTQKPSQLPSSSHSDSEEEEEEEAERVDPYPSLMPPSQTLAISLSRVGTPSQRLISGTLSELAALDEEEFGGPLHSVVIVGKRLHPLELEYAGKFAVGGEQGDWWKVGKEVYGVERETFY from the exons ATGTTCTATGTCATTGGTCTCGGTCTCTCTGATGAGAAGGATATTACCGTCAAGGGCCTCGAG GCCGTAAAAAACTCTGCACGAGTCTATCTGGAGTCGTACACTTCCATCTTGATGgtcgagaaggaaaaacTTGAAGCGTTCTATGAGCGACCGGTCATCACTGCCACGAGGGAGATGGTTGAGCTCGAGGCGGACGATATTTTGAAAGATGCGGACAAGGTGGATATCTCGTTCTTGGTCGTTGGTGATCCTCTCGG AGCTACCACCCACAGCGACCTCCTTCTCCGTGCCCAGTCGCGCAACATCCCTacttccatcatccacaacgcctccatcctcaccgCCCTCGGCTCTACCGGTCTACAAATGTACTCCTTCGGCCAAACGCTTTCTTTACCATTCTACACTGAAACATGGAGGCCGGATAGTTGGTACCCCCGATTGGAAGAGAATTTGAGGTTGGGCGTCCATACTTTGGTGTTGTTAGATATCAAGGTTAGGGAGCAGAGTGAGGAGAATATGGCGAG GGGCCGTTTGATTTACGAGCCTCCGAGGTTCATGAACCCAGCCCAGGCGTTCAACCAAATGCTGCTTACCGAATCCATTCGCCATCCCGCTCCCAGACATccatcccaatcccaatccaCCGACCAAACCCAAAAACCCTCCCaacttccctcctcttcccactctgattccgaagaagaagaagaagaagaagcagaacGCGTAGATCCTTATCCCAGCTTGATGCCCCCATCTCAAACCCTCgccatctctctctcccgcGTCGGCACCCCTTCCCAACGCCTCATCTCTGGTACACTCTCTGAACTCGCCGCtctggatgaagaagaatttgGAGGGCCCTTACATTCAGTGGTGATTGTGGGTAAGAGGCTGCACCCGTTAGAGTTGGAGTATGCGGGCAAGTTTGCGGTAGGTGGGGAGCAAGGGGACTGGTGGAAGGTTGGGAAAGAGGTCTATGGTGTAGAGAGGGAGACTTTTTACTAA
- a CDS encoding hypothetical protein (Match to EST gb|CF193572.1|CF193572; HMMPfam hit to Rhomboid, Rhomboid family, score: 123.9, E(): 3.8e-34) yields MAEQDVGLLAPGPAAYQYDTPYEDDDGPYRDRMMTTSPSIGPWDSASQCSLPHHSQQGFPLPQPSHMPLAGEGTQLSGEKHLTDKPSYGDLSYIDEDGEYNRTDKLLPGSTILNGSRAFDTVEMGNVRPLSSYDDDPAKYASYQDQPSYPYPPQQGQEGGFAGFTRPSNLYIMLLFPTGLDRLLSLFNVKAGAYPVEQAIERKKRGLGGQKYPVAAWCLTAAMTAVMIYEMVRNYQAMGTPIAIKPTFNYMIGPSSEVLINIGARFPPCMKNVSALPATFELACLNDTSSSPTTTCTIEQICGHGGFHGETPDQWWRFILPIFLHVGIIHLIVNMLVQIIVSAQVEREMGTIPFLIVYMLGGIYGFVLGGNFTRTGIPSVGASGALFATNACVLVDLVLHWKYEERPKLKAFLLFLEFVIGFAMGYIPNAVDGLAHLGGWAMGILCGTILYPAITETKRRKYVIWGCRVVALALIIMAMVMTIKNFYTDDPNEACEWCKYLACIPTSSNDYCTGTGITTTGTSTTKRSWDLL; encoded by the exons ATGGCAGAGCAAGATGTAGGACTGCTCGCACCCGGGCCGGCAGCGTACCAGTACGATACCCCATAcgaagacgacgatggACCGTACAGGGATAGAATGATGACCACTTCACCGTCGATCGGTCCATGGGACTCTGCTTCTCAGTGTTCATTACCGCATCACTCCCAGCAAGGTTTTCCCCTCCCACAACCAAGCCATATGCCACTTGCAGGCGAAGGTACCCAGCTGAGCGGGGAGAAGCATCTCACTGATAAACCGAGTTATGGCGATTTAAGCTATATCGACGAAGATGGCGAGTATAATCGGACTGACAAGCTTCTCCCTGGCAGTACCATCTTGAACGGTTCAAGGGCATTCGACACTGTCGAGATGGGCAACGTCAGACCCCTTTCTTCGTACGACGATGATCCAGCCAAGTATGCTTCGTACCAAGACCAACCATCTTATCCTTACCCTCCCCAACAGGGTCAAGAAGGCGGATTTGCAGGTTTCACGAGACCGAGCAACCTTTACATCATGTTACTCTTCCCAACTGGCCTTGATAGGTTGCTGTCACTGTTCAATGTCAAGGCGGGTGCATACCCGGTCGAGCAGGCTATtgagaggaaaaagagagggTTGGGAGGGCAAAAATATCCTGTGGCCGCTTGGTGTTTGACAGCAG CGATGACGGCTGTTATGATTTACGAAATGGTTAGAAATTACCAGGCTATGGGAACACCTATCGCAATCAAG CCAACATTCAACTACATG ATCGGTCCATCTTCGGAAGTTCTCATCAACATTGGAGCTCGTTTCCCACCTTGTATGAAAAATGTTTCGGCTTTACCAGCTACCTTTGAGCTTGCTTGTCTGAACGATACCTCCAG CTCACCAACAACGACTTGTACCATTGAACAAATCTGTGGACATGGCGGCTTCCACGGTGAAACTCCGGACC AATGGTGGCGATTCAtcctccccatcttccTACACGTCGGtatcatccatctcatcgTCAACATGCTCGTCCAAATCATCGTGTCTGCCCAAGTCGAGCGCGAAATGGGGACTATCCCATTTTTGATCGTGTACATGCTGGGGGGTATCTACGGATTTGTTTTAGGAGGTAATTTTACGAGGACGGGGATACCGAGTGTAGGAGCGAGTGGAGCCTTGTTCGCGACT AATGCGTGCGTGTTGGTGGATTTGGTTTTACATTGGAAATACGAAGAAAGACCGAAATTGAAAGCGTTCCTACTTTTCCTCGAATTCGTTATCGGTTTCGCCATGGGCTATAT CCCCAACGCGGTCGACGGCCTCGCGCATCTCGGAGGCTGGGCAATGGGTATCCTGTGCGGTACCATCCTCTACCCAGCTATAACCGAGACGAAGAGGCGGAAATATGTGATTTGGGGATGTAGGGTCGTGGCATTGGCGTTGATTATCATGGCGATGGTGATGACTATCAAAAACTTTT ATACAGACGACCCAAATGAAGCTTGTGAATGGTGCAAATACCTAGCTTGTATCCCTACAAGCTCAAACGATTATTGTACTGGTACC GGTATCACAACTACAGGCACTTCTACTACGAAACGCTCTTGGGATTTGCTATGA
- a CDS encoding hypothetical protein (HMMPfam hit to Glyco_hydro_20, Glycosyl hydrolase family 20, catalytic domain, score: 353.2, E(): 3.6e-103) yields the protein MLFSGLLEVLTSSLPFLAPSSPLSAKPDINVVPLPRHYIIGDGSTPVCLSTNFSIQAAPSSLATFPTDLQDAITSTQHRLKNTQVTYLSPNEGSEFFTGGSGAIRSCVYYLDTLHIDFTAYNGTDILSETVAPVEERAELEAYTLDLSLKGKATISSRGALGAFRGLSTFEGLFYSLEAGVQGSDRVYAPLAPYHIEDKPSFGWRAVLLDTSRHYFSVPSILKILDTMSMVKLNVFHWHVTDSNSWPLDLDSYPELAAKGASSQSERYSQKDMQMIIDYAGHRGIDTLLEIDTPGHTASIAPSHPSFVACFESTPFKHFAHQPPAGQLRFADEKVTEWTAQLLREIGSLSKGGYFSTGGDEINMNCMLEDMPTASKLKAKGWTLDDALDHFTEKTHAPLRQAGKTPVVWQEMALNHGTMSSLTNDTIVDIWVNSADARKVLDQGYRIVHASADYFYLDCGQGGWIGEEGGNNSWCDPMKSWARMYSFDPFKDVKDEERHLVLGGQTSLWTEQTDETNLEPTLWPRAAALAEVFWSGPGQDSRPRSSNKALPRMHDIRYRMVGRGVRAAPLQPRWCALRPGACILAA from the exons ATGCTCTTCAGTGGCCTGCTCGAAGTTCTCACCTCGTCTCTACCGTTCCTTGCTCCTTCGTCTCCTCTTTCGGCCAAACCCGATATCAATGTCGTCCCTTTGCCTAGGCATTACATCATCGGGGATGGGTCGACGCCTGTTTGTCTTTCTACCAATTTCAGCATACAAGCAGCCCCCTCATCTTTAGCCACTTTCCCGACTGACCTTCAAGATGCCATCACATCAACTCAACACCGCTTGAAGAACACCCAGGTAACGTATCTTTCGCCCAACGAAGGATCAGAGTTTTTCACCGGCGGCTCTGGTGCTATTAGATCTTGCGTATACTATCTCGACACCTTGCACATTGATTTCACTGCCTATAATGGTACCGATATCCTCTCGGAAACCGTTGCACCCGTCGAAGAACGCGCCGAGCTCGAGGCATATACGCTTGATCTCTCTCTCAAGGGGAAAGCGACGATCAGCTCTCGAGGGGCTTTGGGTGCGTTCAGAGGTCTCAGCACCTTCGAAGGCCTCTTCTACAGCCTTGAGGCTGGAGTTCAGGGATCGGACAGAGTGTATGCTCCACTCGCTCCTTATCATATTGAAGACAAGCCAAGTTTTGGCTGGCGTGCAGTATTATTGGATACCTCGAGGCATTACTTTTCCGTTCCATCCATCCTGAAG ATACTGGATACGATGTCCATGGTTAAGCTCAACGTCTTCCACTGGCACGTCACGGACTCCAATTCATGGCCTTTAGATCTTGACAGCTATCCAGAACTCGCAGCCAAAGGAGCATCCTCTCAGTCTGAGAGGTATAGCCAGAAAGATATGCAAATGATCATTGACTATGCAGGCCAC AGAGGCATTGACACCCTTCTCGAGATTGACACACCGGGCCACACTGCCTCTATTGCTCCTTCGCATCCCTCCTTCGTGGCATGCTTCGAGTCAACGCCATTCAAACACTTTGCTCACCAGCCTCCAGCAGGACAATTGCGATTTGCCGACGAGAAGGTGACAGAGTGGACGGCTCAGCTCCTGCGGGAGATCGGCAGTCTGTCCAAAGGAGGATATTTCAGTACGGGAGGGGATGAGATCAATATGAACTGCATG TTGGAAGATATGCCTACGGCGTCTAAGCTGAAAGCCAAAGGCTGGACGTTGGATGACGCCTTGGATCATTTTACTGAAAAGACACATGCCCCCTTGAGGCAGGCAGGAAAAACTCCAGTGGTCTGGCAAGAGATG GCGCTCAATCACGGGACGATGTCTTCTCTTACTAATGACACCATTGTTGATATCTGGGTCAACTCTGCGGACGCTCGCAAGGTTCTGGACCAAGGATACCGTATAGTCCACGCTTCGGCAGACTACTTTTACCTG GACTGTGGACAAGGCGGATGGAtaggggaagagggaggtAATAACAGCTGGTGTGATCCCATGAAGTCTTGGGCAAGAATGTATTC TTTCGACCCTTTCAAAGATGTcaaagacgaagagagGCACTTGGTTTTGGGTG GTCAAACATCGCTCTGGACAGAGCAG ACGGACGAGACGAACTTGGAGCCTACTCTCTGGCCTAGAGCAGCAGCTTTAGCGGAAGTTTTCTGGTCAGGGCCAGGACAAGACAGCCGACCTCGCA GTTCAAACAAGGCGCTACCTAGAATGCACGATATCCGTTATAGAAtggtgggaagaggtgTGAGAGCTGCACCTTTGCAGCCTCGTTGGTGCGCCCTTCGTCCCG GTGCGTGTATTTTAGCTGCTTGA